In Populus nigra chromosome 1, ddPopNigr1.1, whole genome shotgun sequence, one genomic interval encodes:
- the LOC133680857 gene encoding transcription factor IIIB 60 kDa subunit-like isoform X3 — protein sequence MLNIKNGLDMGPHLAIVDQAMVYYRIAVERNFTKGRRTDQVQAACLYIACRENRKPYLLIDFSNYLQINIYVLGAVFLQLCKVLNLTEHAICQKLLDPSIFIHKYTASLSGGKNREISDDALTIIASMNHHWMQTGRRPSALWGAALYISAISHGLNCSKSDILRLVHVCGKTLSKRLIEFENTESGSLTIEELNAKAEELKESSMPQKFFGEPSSSKELLCQHKGTNKPPFGFGLCKDCYAIVIGFEGGSNPPAFQNAERQRMKLSSVTHNLSKGSNNQCESRDEERPVQDPKSVEASMGNLASDPDKLQDDGVGDMSSKDFYESDGFSDIDDAEVDSYLHNEEEKRYKKIIWEEMNREYLQEQEAKEAATATHKEAWEENFKNCPEDLQAARKLDAAVKADLAKSKKEMQQKRAAEARNSVPAKSAAEAVHRMLTKKRISSKINYDVLEKLFEEPEAKDAKRPRTESHPDPVEKVLHTNGKDHKLEDTNENDGLGPLDENVDDAVGEAYDDFLYDENGSDDEYGNSLW from the exons AtgctaaacataaaaaatggcTTAGACATGGGTCCACATCTTGCCATAGTTGACCAAGCTATGGTGTATTATAGA ATAGCAGTAGAACGGAATTTCACTAAGGGCCGTAGGACAGATCAAGTACAGGCTGCTTGTCTTTACATTGCATGTCG ggaaAACAGGAAGCCGTATcttcttattgatttttctaattaCTTGCAGATAAATAT TTATGTACTAGGTGCTGTATTTTTGCAGCTCTGCAAAGTTTTAAATCTTACTGAGCATGCCATTTGTCAGAAACTTCTCGATCCTTCCATTTTTATACACAAATATACTGCTA gtttatCAGGAGGAAAAAACAGGGAAATTTCTGATGATGCACTGACCATTATTGCAAGCATGAATCATCACTGGATGCAG ACAGGGAGAAGACCCAGTGCGTTATGGGGTGCAGCATTATATATATCTGCAATTTCACATGGTCTCAACTGTTCCAAATCTGACATT TTAAGGCTGGTGCATGTTTGTGGAAAAACACTGTCAAAGAGATTGATTGAATTCGAGAATACAGAGTCTGGAAGCTTAACG ATTGAGGAACTGAATGCGAAGGCAGAGGAGTTGAAAGAGAGTTCAATGCCACAGAAATTTTTTGGGGAGCCATCTAGTTCAAAAGAGTTGCTTTGTCAACATAAGGGTACAAATAAACCTCCTTTTGGATTTGGACTTTGTAAAGATTGCTATGCAATA GTTATAGGATTTGAGGGAGGATCAAATCCTCCAGCTTTCCAGAATGCTGAGAGGCAAAGAATGAAACTATCATCTGTTACGCATAAT CTTTCAAAAGGATCGAACAACCAATGTGAGAGCAGAGATGAAGAAAGGCCAGTACAGGATCCCAAAAGTGTTG AAGCTTCCATGGGGAATTTAGCCAGTGATCCTGATAAACTGCAAGATGATGGTGTAGGTGATATGAGCTCTAAAGATTTTTACGAGTCAGATGGCTTTTCTGATATTGATGATGCTGAG gtTGATAGCTACCTTCACAACGAGGAGGAAAAACGTTACAAGAAAATCATTTGGGAAGAAATGAACCGAGAGTATCTTCAG GAACAGGAGGCCAAAGAAGCAGCCACAGCGACTCATAAGGAAGCTTGGGAGGAGAATTTCAAGAATTGCCCAGAGGACTTGCAGGCAGCAAGGAAGCTTGATGCTGCTGTAAAAGCTGATTTAGCAAAATCTAAAAAG GAAATGCAACAAAAGCGAGCTGCAGAAGCTAGGAACTCAGTTCCTGCTAAATCTGCTGCAGAAGCTGTCCATCGAATGCTGACTAAGAAG AGAATCAGTTCGAAAATCAACTATGATGTATTGGAGAAACTATTTGAGGAACCT GAGGCTAAGGATGCCAAGAGACCGCGAACTGAATCACATCCTGACCCTGTTGAGAAGGTGCTGCATACAAATGGAAAAGATCACAAATTAGAAGATACTAATGAAAATGATGGTTTGGGGCCACTAGATGAAAATGTGGATGATGCTGTTGGAGAAGCATATGATGATTTTCTTTATGACGAAAATGGTTCTGATGATGAATATGGTAACAGTTTATGGTAA